In the genome of Mucilaginibacter terrenus, one region contains:
- a CDS encoding pentapeptide repeat-containing protein, whose amino-acid sequence MANTIEDKTFTSLAVADLKAAGTYENCTFKACLWPKAYLNGFIFIDCVFEECDLTQADIGNSGLQNAVFKNCRLNEVNFSKGLDFLFAVNFEGCVLDHAVFHRKKNKKANFTDCSLREADFSDTDLTDAKFVNCDLHRAAFSQTILRNADLRTSYNFTIDPDDNVVKNARFSVHGLPGLLEKYSLRITG is encoded by the coding sequence GTAGCAGACCTGAAAGCAGCCGGCACTTACGAGAACTGCACTTTCAAAGCTTGCTTATGGCCTAAGGCTTACCTTAACGGTTTCATTTTCATCGACTGTGTATTTGAAGAGTGCGACCTGACACAAGCCGATATTGGGAATTCAGGTCTGCAGAACGCTGTGTTCAAGAACTGCCGGTTAAATGAGGTAAACTTTAGTAAAGGTCTCGATTTCCTGTTTGCTGTTAATTTTGAAGGATGCGTGCTGGATCATGCTGTTTTTCACCGAAAGAAGAATAAAAAAGCCAACTTTACGGACTGCTCTCTGCGCGAAGCCGACTTTTCGGATACTGACCTTACAGACGCCAAGTTTGTCAACTGCGACCTTCATCGTGCGGCGTTTAGCCAAACCATCCTCAGGAACGCCGACCTGCGTACGTCCTACAACTTCACTATCGACCCGGATGATAATGTAGTTAAAAACGCGCGCTTTTCTGTCCACGGGCTGCCCGGGCTGTTGGAAAAATATAGCTTGCGGATAACCGGCTGA
- a CDS encoding type III polyketide synthase encodes MPSIASVSGIALPYKVPQAEVKAQARALFAPNFPQVDRLMPAFDNTEIVTRNFCKPISYYAEPNTFEQRNDDYISNALEYSIQAIEECVAKAGINNEEITDLVFVSTTGLATPSIDALIINKMRLDPHINRIPVWGLGCGGGVSGMAKANTLAKANPDAIVLLVAVELCSLTLINNDYSKSNFIGSSLFSDGVAAVILKGDNHTNNTGVKPVASSSKLYYDSLEVMGWDFKDTGFKVLFSKDIPTFIHQNIRGDIDAFLAKQNLELKDIKNFIFHPGGKKVLDAYEDTLQAEGDFLKNTRQVMNENGNMSSVTVLYVLDKFITDGFEDGYGLMLAMGPGFSSEMVLLEMKNN; translated from the coding sequence ATGCCATCTATTGCATCCGTATCGGGTATTGCCCTCCCTTATAAAGTACCACAGGCTGAAGTTAAAGCGCAGGCACGGGCTTTATTTGCGCCAAACTTTCCGCAGGTAGACAGGCTGATGCCGGCCTTCGACAATACGGAGATTGTCACCCGTAACTTCTGCAAGCCCATCAGCTACTACGCAGAACCCAACACCTTTGAGCAGCGTAATGACGACTACATCAGCAATGCTTTGGAGTACAGTATTCAGGCAATTGAGGAATGCGTTGCAAAAGCGGGCATCAACAACGAGGAAATTACCGACCTGGTTTTTGTTTCGACCACCGGCTTGGCAACACCAAGTATAGATGCGCTCATTATCAATAAAATGCGGCTCGATCCGCACATCAACCGTATACCGGTTTGGGGCCTGGGCTGCGGCGGTGGCGTGAGCGGCATGGCCAAAGCCAATACACTGGCCAAAGCCAATCCGGATGCGATAGTGCTGCTGGTAGCGGTGGAGCTGTGTTCGCTCACGCTGATCAACAACGACTACAGCAAGAGCAACTTTATCGGCAGCAGCTTATTTAGCGATGGGGTTGCAGCTGTTATTCTTAAAGGCGACAACCACACCAACAATACAGGCGTAAAGCCCGTAGCGTCCAGCAGTAAGTTGTACTATGACTCACTTGAAGTAATGGGCTGGGACTTTAAAGACACCGGCTTTAAGGTACTTTTCAGTAAAGATATTCCTACATTTATTCACCAAAACATTCGGGGAGATATCGACGCGTTTTTGGCCAAACAAAACCTGGAGCTGAAGGATATTAAGAACTTTATTTTTCACCCTGGCGGCAAAAAAGTACTTGACGCTTATGAGGACACTTTGCAGGCAGAAGGCGACTTTTTGAAGAACACCCGCCAGGTGATGAACGAAAACGGTAATATGAGCAGCGTTACTGTTTTGTACGTGCTGGATAAATTTATAACCGATGGTTTTGAGGATGGTTATGGCCTGATGCTGGCTATGGGGCCTGGCTTTAGCAGCGAAATGGTATTACTGGAAATGAAGAACAATTAA
- a CDS encoding isoprenylcysteine carboxyl methyltransferase family protein → MAFIIFIVFVIAQRLLELVVAKRNEAWARSQGAVEYGQGHYPFIVALHTCFIISMIVEYFSWGGSFSLVFLILFLLLISLKIWALSSLGKYWNTKILRIPNSIFIKKGPYKYFKHPNYFIVICEIIVIPMVFGLYLTAIIFTLLNAVMLTVRIREEERVWAE, encoded by the coding sequence ATGGCTTTTATCATCTTTATTGTTTTCGTAATCGCCCAACGCCTGCTGGAGTTGGTTGTTGCGAAACGCAATGAAGCCTGGGCACGCAGCCAGGGGGCTGTCGAATACGGGCAAGGCCATTACCCGTTTATTGTTGCGCTGCATACGTGCTTCATTATCTCCATGATTGTGGAGTACTTTAGTTGGGGCGGCAGCTTCAGCCTTGTTTTCCTGATCTTATTCCTGTTGCTTATTTCACTTAAAATATGGGCGCTTTCCTCCCTGGGCAAATACTGGAACACCAAAATCCTGCGCATACCTAATTCTATATTCATAAAAAAAGGCCCATATAAATACTTTAAGCACCCCAATTACTTTATTGTGATCTGCGAGATCATCGTCATTCCTATGGTTTTCGGCCTATACCTCACCGCTATAATATTTACCCTTCTGAATGCTGTTATGCTTACAGTACGTATAAGGGAAGAAGAGCGGGTTTGGGCGGAATGA